The proteins below are encoded in one region of Bremerella sp. P1:
- a CDS encoding sulfatase-like hydrolase/transferase, whose translation MRRALVLVVDGWGAGFLGCYGNSWLDTPALDQWACQSVLFEQCLSECPAPLDLYPHLFEGSHPIGPVEPNGLMSALADADIPVHLLSDDPRLLELRDTTRLTSVETFPGVAEEAANSPEETTIARFAGVLLDWLEEPAREEIIWAHARGLLGPWDAPYSFREDLADEEDPDPPTMVHPPFERENREFDSDHVLGITQAYAGQVTVLDMLLGELLATIEELPEDQQPLVVLTSTGGYPLGLHGQIGRDDESTVRLYSDTLHVPLLIRLPGGKDGLARCQGLARLGDILPTIAQTFGLEASPQEGLNLLEVRLRDEREFVLCGVADQRCFRCDHWSLRYHLPDLETPLDEIDIHQIATELFVKPDDRWDVNNVADRCKNIAEAGLQTALAMEHAYRNNLPLPELPEELRTVVQ comes from the coding sequence GTGCGTCGCGCGCTGGTATTGGTGGTTGATGGTTGGGGAGCCGGGTTTCTCGGTTGTTACGGGAACTCGTGGCTCGATACACCGGCGCTCGATCAGTGGGCTTGCCAGTCGGTCCTCTTCGAGCAGTGCCTGTCGGAGTGCCCTGCCCCACTGGACCTCTATCCGCATTTGTTTGAAGGCTCTCATCCAATTGGTCCCGTCGAGCCCAACGGCTTGATGAGTGCCCTGGCCGATGCCGACATTCCGGTGCACCTTCTTTCTGACGACCCGCGCTTACTCGAGCTACGCGACACAACTCGGCTCACTTCGGTCGAAACGTTTCCCGGAGTTGCCGAAGAGGCAGCTAATTCGCCAGAAGAAACGACAATCGCTCGCTTCGCTGGAGTCCTTCTCGATTGGCTCGAAGAACCAGCACGCGAGGAGATCATCTGGGCTCATGCCCGCGGGCTGCTGGGTCCATGGGATGCCCCGTACAGCTTTCGGGAAGATCTCGCCGACGAAGAGGATCCCGATCCGCCAACCATGGTGCACCCTCCCTTCGAACGTGAAAACCGCGAGTTCGATTCCGACCATGTCCTGGGCATCACCCAGGCCTATGCTGGCCAGGTCACCGTGCTCGATATGCTGCTTGGGGAACTCCTGGCGACCATCGAAGAGCTACCTGAGGACCAACAGCCGCTGGTTGTGTTGACCTCGACCGGTGGTTATCCGCTCGGTTTGCATGGACAGATCGGACGCGATGACGAATCGACGGTACGTCTCTACAGCGATACGCTGCACGTGCCTCTCTTGATTCGTCTGCCTGGCGGGAAAGATGGCCTGGCTCGCTGCCAAGGCCTCGCACGACTGGGTGATATTCTTCCAACGATCGCACAGACATTCGGACTGGAAGCATCCCCCCAGGAAGGGCTCAACTTGCTTGAAGTCCGTCTGAGGGACGAGCGTGAGTTCGTCCTGTGCGGGGTGGCCGATCAGCGATGTTTCCGCTGCGATCATTGGAGCCTGCGATACCACCTGCCTGACTTAGAGACTCCGCTGGATGAGATCGACATCCACCAGATTGCGACTGAGTTGTTTGTCAAACCTGACGATCGCTGGGATGTGAACAACGTTGCTGACCGCTGCAAGAATATCGCGGAGGCAGGCCTGCAAACAGCGTTGGCGATGGAACACGCCTATCGCAATAATCTGCCGCTGCCGGAACTGCCGGAAGAACTTCGCACGGTCGTGCAGTAA
- a CDS encoding WecB/TagA/CpsF family glycosyltransferase, which yields MSSDRIEMFGIEIDSLRMSGAVDRLMNWCNSETDAACRFVVTPNVDHTVLLQTSAPLRDAYRDADLVLADGWPVVFASRLFGKPLPERVTGSDLIPALFRAADKSAPLKTFLLGAAPGVAQRAAVNVHKQYPNVQIVGTYSPPLGFENDPEENQQILERIADAQPQLLVIGLGAPKQELWIHNVRHQVAAKVAVCAGATIDFLAGEKSRAPKWMQRTGLEWAYRIGTDPKRLAKRYAKDAVVFPRILWNEWMKPGLRRPDFSK from the coding sequence ATGAGTTCTGACCGCATTGAAATGTTTGGTATCGAGATCGATTCGCTCCGCATGAGTGGGGCTGTCGATCGGTTGATGAACTGGTGCAACAGCGAAACCGATGCCGCGTGCCGCTTTGTCGTTACGCCGAATGTCGATCACACGGTACTGCTGCAAACCAGTGCTCCCCTTCGTGATGCCTACCGCGATGCTGACCTCGTGCTGGCCGACGGCTGGCCGGTGGTGTTTGCTTCGCGACTATTTGGCAAACCGCTTCCCGAGCGAGTTACTGGCAGCGACCTGATCCCTGCCCTGTTCCGCGCCGCTGACAAATCGGCCCCGCTGAAAACCTTCCTACTAGGGGCTGCCCCTGGGGTCGCTCAGCGAGCTGCCGTCAATGTCCACAAGCAATACCCCAACGTGCAGATCGTGGGAACCTACAGTCCGCCACTGGGCTTCGAGAACGATCCAGAAGAGAATCAGCAGATCCTGGAACGCATCGCTGATGCCCAGCCACAGCTGCTAGTGATTGGGCTGGGGGCTCCTAAACAAGAACTGTGGATCCATAACGTCCGTCACCAAGTGGCCGCCAAAGTGGCCGTTTGTGCTGGTGCAACCATCGACTTCTTAGCCGGCGAAAAAAGCCGAGCTCCCAAGTGGATGCAGCGAACCGGCCTGGAGTGGGCCTACCGTATCGGCACCGACCCGAAACGCTTGGCCAAGCGTTATGCCAAGGATGCGGTCGTCTTTCCACGCATCCTCTGGAACGAATGGATGAAGCCGGGCCTGCGTCGCCCCGACTTTTCCAAATAG
- a CDS encoding DUF1559 domain-containing protein: MHKKSGFTLVELLVVIAIIGVLIALLLPAVQQAREAARRMQCTNQQKQLGLAIHNYHDTFGSFPPAAIWLGSGTQAPENGRDGNWGATWALMLLPFIEQDNLHAQYNFGVIARNGNATSGNNQVTRQRPDAFLCPSHPDVTGRLTQDFNGFSKVNYAVSLGAARQWRRTDFNNSARKGAFSCVEQYGANFRDMTDGTSNSIILSEIFIVSSGGDDRGAWGWNTGATFNGRNGSNILTPNDNQQYDSSHYSFNSTSQTIYGMNSNPDTLDGCVAARSFHPGGVVMCLGDASCQFVAETIDETIYVNALAIADGNPTQLP, translated from the coding sequence ATGCACAAGAAATCTGGCTTCACGCTCGTCGAGTTGTTGGTAGTGATCGCCATTATTGGCGTGTTAATCGCCTTGTTATTGCCTGCGGTACAGCAAGCCCGCGAAGCAGCTCGACGTATGCAGTGCACCAACCAACAAAAGCAATTGGGCTTGGCGATTCACAATTATCACGACACCTTTGGCAGCTTTCCTCCCGCAGCCATTTGGCTGGGTTCAGGCACGCAAGCGCCAGAGAACGGTCGCGATGGCAATTGGGGAGCGACTTGGGCGTTGATGTTGCTGCCATTTATTGAGCAGGACAATCTTCACGCTCAGTACAACTTTGGGGTCATCGCCCGTAATGGCAATGCGACCAGTGGGAATAACCAGGTAACTCGTCAACGTCCCGACGCTTTTCTTTGCCCAAGTCATCCCGATGTCACGGGACGCTTGACGCAAGACTTCAATGGCTTTTCCAAAGTCAATTATGCCGTCAGCCTGGGTGCCGCGCGACAATGGCGACGAACGGACTTCAACAACAGCGCCCGCAAGGGTGCGTTCAGCTGCGTCGAGCAGTATGGTGCCAACTTTCGTGACATGACCGACGGAACCTCTAACTCGATCATATTGAGCGAGATCTTCATCGTCAGTTCCGGCGGCGACGACCGCGGTGCCTGGGGTTGGAACACCGGTGCCACATTCAATGGTCGCAATGGCTCGAACATCCTAACACCGAATGATAATCAGCAGTACGACTCGTCGCACTACTCCTTCAATTCGACCTCGCAAACCATCTATGGAATGAACAGCAACCCCGACACGCTCGACGGTTGTGTTGCCGCTCGCAGCTTCCATCCAGGTGGCGTGGTTATGTGCTTGGGTGATGCCAGCTGCCAATTCGTGGCCGAGACGATTGACGAAACCATCTACGTTAACGCTTTGGCCATCGCTGACGGCAATCCGACCCAACTTCCTTAA
- a CDS encoding family 10 glycosylhydrolase: MLERLVQGSPGRQHSDRLRRHANRKFARRFASFCALLVALLATAKSHAQADVPVETIRSTLRIAWGGNSEKRWRGNISLTAGKIRLVHLLGMEADEARAVQPARGRIEINHLTPRIYDGFDVQIEAPPGAQLTIQLSGSPNDQIAPISIPVTSLLQQPYQAALDDQGSRILVQRAPGDIIRAELYRDHLVFSPKEPLRASITGYRTQFPTGTTVETLVRLRPARAGRSIWEKKFTSTVDAQGKIDLGEAVEVEVPAEEGVYELAITMTEQRLSSLVFASKPTHQRILQFVVIDPELQYVPSTEEPRMLASFDPTHADWWPRLSKLASYNPWIKSKTSELHNNLTKTVDHNDRKWQQLQPGGWHAYPLPIETMGTPLVVEVEYPTDLAQSLGISIVEPDAAGMITPIGIDSGVEVPQPQPGDKPGEAKHRLVFWPRTNTPMLLLTCRDAEKPSTFGRISVLAGRPVMSGDENETPADATTSDDDRLAIAFWDKPLFAKGFGAPEDLNAASNRSLEDWLTFLEGSNRVVEHMKRVGFNAACVSVMSEGGALYPSPHFRSTPKFDKGLFFDDGRDPFKKDIAELLFRQFDRANLRLIPAMELNAPIVRLEEARVTSADPNYAAPLNHLGQPAMDQLGSSVGEGAYYNPLNEDVQQAISDLVLDFVSRYGHHPSFAGISLNLDGDGFALLPGPQWGMDENTLLLFAQTLPPVQQQVFANLPGDVKTRSNWVLEEQWQEWLKWRGQRMFQLHARLATILRSANSNAVLYLNTAGCFHGPHAKERLTPELPRTVTTTDVLLELGIDAKRYKAHPNIALLETNFVRPKGNEKRARWYAHYQAAREEEVSYGDEDNRSVMHFHVPDTLHVAGFDQAKPFGRDGTFTWIASQFAGSGAEVRRPLVEHLAQEDDLSIFYGGWMVPMGQDQSLHEFLSVYKQLPRGNYHRLNVPQSQPLVIRKLSAGSETTLYFVNPTPWDLNASLTVQLPGNGVITPLANSQISRGPQPKGESQWSVTIPAYGLIACKVNVYDVAITGAKVYLPTGVMRTMREKLDALALRLRSIRAMPPVAILSNGNFEQASTGGEIPGWTISNQPGTTIGLEKVKVYEGLQSLRMQSNGQVVWARSEELEIPDSRRMMLKMHLMNDGRNIQPNLRIVLDGYIGSQNVYRPVSVGSGTPFPLQSEWSEFAYPVLDLPPELERAKIGFDMMGEGNVLVDRIEVYDVAFRDNEINQLNKLVTLAYAKYQQADVGDCHRLLGSYWVKFLERHVPISPALAQQLEQTRAASMAQKNAPKEEPETKTWLETFRSYTPRFPRFQ, from the coding sequence ATGCTGGAACGACTGGTACAGGGAAGTCCCGGCCGACAGCACTCCGATCGTCTGCGCCGACACGCGAATAGGAAGTTCGCGCGACGGTTTGCGTCGTTCTGTGCGTTGCTCGTTGCGCTGTTGGCAACTGCCAAGTCGCATGCTCAAGCGGACGTACCGGTCGAAACCATTCGCAGCACCTTGCGAATCGCCTGGGGCGGTAATTCCGAAAAGCGTTGGCGAGGGAATATCTCGTTGACGGCCGGTAAGATTCGCCTGGTCCATCTACTCGGTATGGAAGCCGATGAAGCCAGAGCCGTCCAACCGGCTCGAGGGCGGATCGAGATTAATCATCTCACTCCGCGTATCTACGACGGATTTGATGTTCAGATCGAAGCTCCGCCTGGGGCTCAGCTCACGATCCAACTCTCAGGTAGTCCAAACGATCAGATCGCGCCCATTTCCATCCCCGTGACATCGCTGTTGCAGCAGCCCTACCAGGCGGCACTCGACGACCAGGGCTCACGCATCCTGGTGCAGCGTGCTCCCGGCGATATTATCCGAGCCGAGCTCTATCGCGATCACCTGGTCTTCTCACCAAAAGAACCGTTACGAGCAAGCATTACCGGCTATCGTACCCAGTTCCCCACCGGAACGACGGTCGAGACCTTGGTTCGCTTGCGTCCTGCGCGTGCCGGCCGATCGATCTGGGAAAAGAAGTTCACCAGTACGGTTGATGCCCAAGGGAAGATCGACCTGGGCGAGGCCGTCGAAGTCGAAGTACCGGCCGAAGAAGGCGTGTACGAACTCGCCATCACGATGACGGAACAGCGGCTGAGCAGCCTGGTTTTCGCTTCCAAGCCGACTCACCAACGCATCTTACAGTTTGTGGTGATCGATCCCGAGCTTCAGTACGTGCCCAGCACGGAAGAACCTCGTATGTTGGCCTCATTCGATCCAACGCATGCTGACTGGTGGCCAAGGCTCTCGAAGCTGGCTTCCTACAATCCATGGATCAAGTCGAAGACATCCGAGCTGCACAACAACCTGACAAAGACGGTTGATCATAACGATCGTAAGTGGCAGCAATTGCAGCCGGGCGGATGGCACGCGTATCCTTTGCCAATCGAGACGATGGGCACACCGTTGGTGGTTGAGGTGGAATACCCGACCGACCTGGCACAAAGCTTAGGCATCAGCATTGTCGAGCCCGACGCCGCCGGCATGATCACCCCGATTGGAATCGACTCCGGCGTTGAAGTTCCGCAGCCGCAGCCAGGGGATAAGCCAGGCGAAGCCAAGCACCGACTCGTCTTCTGGCCGCGTACCAACACGCCCATGCTGTTGTTGACCTGCCGTGATGCCGAGAAGCCTTCGACCTTTGGACGCATTAGTGTGTTGGCAGGTCGACCGGTCATGTCTGGGGATGAAAACGAAACACCAGCCGACGCCACCACGTCCGACGATGATCGTCTGGCGATTGCTTTTTGGGATAAGCCCCTGTTTGCCAAGGGATTCGGCGCCCCAGAAGACCTAAACGCGGCCTCTAACCGATCGCTGGAAGACTGGCTCACGTTCCTGGAAGGGAGCAACCGTGTTGTCGAGCACATGAAACGCGTCGGTTTCAACGCCGCCTGCGTAAGCGTAATGAGTGAAGGAGGAGCCCTTTATCCGAGCCCTCACTTCCGCTCGACTCCGAAATTCGACAAGGGGTTGTTCTTTGATGACGGTCGCGATCCCTTCAAGAAGGATATCGCCGAACTTCTATTCCGGCAGTTCGATCGAGCCAATTTGCGACTCATTCCGGCGATGGAATTGAATGCTCCGATTGTCCGCCTGGAAGAAGCCCGTGTGACTTCCGCCGATCCAAACTATGCCGCGCCGCTGAACCATCTTGGCCAGCCGGCAATGGATCAGCTCGGCTCGTCGGTGGGTGAAGGGGCCTATTACAATCCATTGAACGAAGACGTTCAGCAGGCCATTAGCGATCTGGTGCTCGACTTCGTCTCTCGATATGGCCATCACCCATCCTTCGCCGGCATTTCGCTGAACTTAGACGGCGATGGGTTTGCCTTGTTGCCGGGTCCCCAGTGGGGCATGGACGAGAACACCCTGTTGTTGTTCGCGCAGACCTTGCCGCCAGTGCAGCAGCAAGTCTTCGCGAATCTCCCTGGCGATGTGAAAACCCGCAGCAACTGGGTTTTGGAAGAACAATGGCAAGAGTGGCTCAAGTGGCGTGGCCAGCGGATGTTTCAACTGCATGCCCGCCTGGCGACCATTCTGCGAAGTGCCAACTCAAATGCCGTGTTGTACCTGAACACGGCTGGCTGCTTCCACGGACCGCATGCCAAAGAACGACTGACGCCTGAGCTGCCTCGTACGGTAACCACGACCGATGTTCTGCTGGAACTGGGTATTGATGCCAAGCGTTACAAGGCTCACCCAAACATCGCATTGCTGGAAACCAACTTCGTTCGCCCGAAAGGGAACGAGAAGCGAGCCCGCTGGTACGCTCATTACCAAGCGGCACGAGAAGAAGAGGTTTCCTACGGCGACGAAGACAATCGCAGCGTGATGCACTTCCATGTGCCTGATACGCTACATGTCGCCGGCTTCGATCAAGCCAAACCCTTTGGGCGTGACGGAACGTTTACCTGGATTGCTTCGCAGTTCGCTGGCAGCGGCGCCGAAGTGCGGCGTCCGCTGGTCGAGCATTTGGCCCAGGAAGACGATCTCTCGATCTTCTATGGTGGGTGGATGGTGCCGATGGGGCAGGATCAGTCACTGCACGAATTTCTGTCTGTCTATAAACAACTGCCGCGTGGCAACTACCATCGCTTGAACGTACCCCAATCGCAGCCGCTGGTGATCCGCAAGCTATCCGCCGGAAGTGAGACAACGCTTTACTTCGTCAACCCAACGCCATGGGATTTGAATGCATCTCTCACGGTGCAACTGCCTGGCAATGGTGTGATTACTCCTCTGGCGAACAGCCAGATCTCTCGCGGCCCGCAGCCCAAGGGAGAAAGCCAATGGAGCGTCACGATCCCGGCGTACGGTTTGATTGCCTGTAAGGTGAACGTCTACGATGTCGCCATCACCGGGGCGAAGGTGTATCTGCCTACCGGGGTGATGCGAACGATGCGTGAAAAGCTGGATGCGTTGGCACTACGCCTGCGAAGCATCCGGGCGATGCCTCCGGTTGCGATCCTTTCCAATGGCAACTTCGAGCAGGCATCGACTGGTGGCGAGATCCCCGGCTGGACGATCAGCAATCAGCCCGGCACAACGATTGGGCTCGAAAAAGTGAAGGTCTACGAAGGCCTGCAATCGCTACGAATGCAAAGTAATGGCCAGGTCGTATGGGCGCGGAGTGAGGAGCTCGAAATCCCCGATAGTCGGCGGATGATGCTCAAGATGCACCTGATGAACGATGGTCGCAACATTCAGCCCAACCTAAGGATTGTGTTGGATGGCTACATTGGCAGTCAGAATGTTTACCGTCCGGTCTCGGTTGGCTCAGGCACCCCGTTCCCGCTACAGTCGGAGTGGAGCGAGTTCGCTTACCCTGTGCTCGATCTTCCACCGGAATTGGAACGTGCCAAGATCGGTTTCGACATGATGGGCGAAGGCAACGTTCTGGTCGATCGAATCGAAGTCTATGATGTTGCTTTCCGCGACAACGAGATCAACCAACTCAACAAGTTGGTTACGCTCGCTTATGCCAAATACCAACAGGCTGACGTCGGCGATTGCCATCGCCTGTTGGGTAGCTACTGGGTGAAGTTCCTCGAGCGGCATGTGCCCATCTCTCCAGCCCTCGCGCAGCAACTCGAACAGACCCGCGCGGCATCGATGGCTCAGAAGAATGCTCCGAAGGAAGAGCCAGAAACCAAGACCTGGCTCGAGACCTTCCGCAGCTACACGCCACGCTTCCCACGCTTCCAGTAG
- a CDS encoding O-antigen ligase family protein — protein sequence MTAIVAIFVLVGLVWGTILATRGNLLLACVGLLIATATAGVYFLQFDLGGITLSIDRLAIVGLVAAFIFQWKLGKIEVRPWMAIDTVIAIFFGVLFFNTFTHDFRNIEPGQVPPVQHLINGYLIPLTVYIVARNLKYDEKQIDWFLMAMTAFGVYLAVIGILEGLGLYGFVFPRYIADPKIGLHFGRARGPMVQSVSYGVYLCGCLLTTCLLWTRASSKWKWFILSLIPLFLAAIFFTKTRTVWAGCGLSLMAGIFLTMQGKTRTVLITGMIACGLLAVVAKSDAIMGLQREGSVQDTRRSVSMRASFTYVSWEMFLDRPVLGHGFSQFKKAKLPYLADRNVDLVLESIRDYDHHNTFLSVLCDLGLMGFIPFLAMYGMWLRNGWRQARSNSPEWAKAVGTLGVGVVLIAVCQMIGHEITFMPYDHLLIFLVAGMNAALAYDFGLVKRTQRTTPPTPWQHQAAARG from the coding sequence ATGACCGCCATTGTTGCCATTTTTGTTCTCGTCGGCCTGGTATGGGGAACCATCCTGGCCACGCGTGGCAACTTGCTCTTGGCCTGCGTCGGTCTGCTGATCGCGACCGCGACTGCCGGTGTTTATTTTCTGCAATTCGACCTGGGTGGTATTACCCTCTCGATTGACCGCTTGGCGATTGTCGGCCTGGTTGCCGCGTTTATCTTTCAGTGGAAGTTGGGAAAGATCGAGGTCCGTCCCTGGATGGCAATCGATACCGTCATCGCCATCTTCTTTGGCGTGCTGTTCTTCAATACGTTTACCCATGACTTTCGCAACATCGAACCAGGCCAGGTTCCGCCGGTTCAGCATCTGATCAACGGCTACTTGATTCCCCTGACGGTCTACATCGTCGCGCGAAACTTGAAGTACGATGAAAAGCAGATCGACTGGTTTCTGATGGCAATGACCGCGTTTGGTGTTTACCTCGCGGTAATCGGCATCTTGGAAGGACTTGGGCTCTATGGATTCGTCTTCCCTCGCTACATCGCCGATCCCAAGATTGGTCTGCACTTTGGTCGTGCTCGCGGACCAATGGTTCAATCGGTGAGCTACGGCGTCTACTTATGCGGATGCCTGCTGACAACGTGCCTGCTTTGGACGCGGGCCTCCAGCAAGTGGAAGTGGTTTATCCTCAGCCTGATTCCGCTGTTCCTGGCGGCCATATTTTTCACGAAAACACGAACCGTCTGGGCTGGCTGCGGCTTGAGCTTGATGGCGGGCATCTTCCTGACCATGCAAGGTAAGACGCGGACCGTGCTTATCACCGGCATGATTGCCTGTGGTCTGCTGGCCGTGGTTGCCAAGTCGGATGCGATCATGGGACTGCAGCGGGAAGGCTCGGTTCAAGACACGCGTCGCTCGGTCAGTATGCGAGCCAGCTTTACGTACGTTTCATGGGAGATGTTCCTCGATCGACCGGTCTTGGGACACGGCTTCAGTCAGTTCAAGAAGGCCAAGCTACCGTATCTTGCCGATCGCAATGTCGACCTGGTTCTCGAATCGATTCGCGACTACGACCATCACAACACGTTCCTCAGTGTGCTGTGCGACCTGGGCCTGATGGGCTTTATTCCGTTTCTCGCGATGTATGGAATGTGGTTGCGTAACGGCTGGCGGCAGGCCCGCAGCAATTCGCCTGAGTGGGCAAAAGCCGTCGGCACCCTAGGCGTCGGCGTCGTCCTGATTGCCGTCTGCCAGATGATCGGTCACGAAATCACCTTTATGCCGTACGACCATCTATTGATCTTCCTGGTCGCCGGCATGAACGCTGCCCTGGCCTATGACTTTGGCCTGGTGAAGCGAACCCAACGAACTACCCCACCTACACCCTGGCAACACCAGGCCGCTGCTCGAGGTTAA